From Desulfallas thermosapovorans DSM 6562, the proteins below share one genomic window:
- a CDS encoding DegT/DnrJ/EryC1/StrS family aminotransferase, producing the protein MALANGTVVLELALYALGIGPGDEVIVTSRTFIASASCAVMRGATPVMADVDPVSQNITAETIAKCVTPRTRAIIAVHLAGWPCDMYPSLNWPGQRGFLLSRIVPRLMEHL; encoded by the coding sequence TTGGCCCTGGCCAACGGAACCGTGGTCCTGGAGCTGGCCCTTTATGCCCTGGGCATAGGCCCCGGCGATGAAGTTATTGTAACCAGCCGTACCTTCATTGCTTCGGCCAGTTGTGCCGTAATGCGGGGAGCCACTCCGGTGATGGCCGATGTGGATCCCGTTAGCCAGAATATCACCGCCGAAACCATTGCAAAGTGTGTTACACCCAGGACCAGGGCTATTATCGCCGTGCATCTCGCGGGATGGCCCTGTGATATGTACCCATCCTTAAACTGGCCCGGGCAAAGGGGCTTTTTGTTATCGAGGATTGTGCCCAGGCTTATGGAGCACTTATAA
- a CDS encoding DegT/DnrJ/EryC1/StrS family aminotransferase encodes MEDCAQAYGALIKGDRWGPWVDVAAFSFCQDKIMTTGGEGGMLTINNKEIWEKA; translated from the coding sequence ATCGAGGATTGTGCCCAGGCTTATGGAGCACTTATAAAGGGCGACCGGTGGGGTCCCTGGGTAGATGTTGCCGCCTTTTCCTTTTGCCAGGATAAAATTATGACCACCGGTGGCGAGGGTGGCATGCTTACCATCAATAATAAGGAAATATGGGAAAAGGCTTAA
- a CDS encoding type II toxin-antitoxin system RelB/DinJ family antitoxin, producing the protein MSKTTSIFARVEPEIKEQAEMVLNKLGIPMSSAINIFLRQVVLQNGLPFEVKITHNKPLAIEDLTPEEFNNEIEKGFNDLRAGRVVSADKVAERINREYGHEL; encoded by the coding sequence ATGTCGAAAACTACAAGTATTTTTGCTCGTGTTGAGCCGGAAATAAAAGAACAAGCAGAAATGGTGTTAAATAAACTTGGCATACCTATGTCAAGTGCTATTAATATTTTTTTAAGACAGGTTGTTTTGCAAAATGGGCTACCGTTTGAAGTTAAAATCACACATAATAAACCTCTTGCAATTGAGGATTTAACACCTGAAGAGTTTAACAATGAAATTGAAAAAGGGTTTAATGATTTAAGGGCAGGAAGAGTTGTATCTGCGGATAAGGTAGCCGAGCGTATCAATAGGGAATATGGGCATGAGTTATAA
- a CDS encoding type II toxin-antitoxin system RelE/ParE family toxin — MSYKIIYTEESEQDLINIYRYIAMNLLVPETAKKQIDRIMNAIKGLNELPLRHKLYLDEPWHSKGLRVLPVDSYLVFYTVIEEEKTVAIVRIMYGGRNIELQLSNTKIVD; from the coding sequence ATGAGTTATAAAATTATTTATACCGAAGAATCAGAGCAGGATCTTATAAATATTTACAGGTATATTGCAATGAATTTATTAGTGCCGGAAACTGCGAAAAAGCAAATCGATAGAATTATGAATGCAATTAAAGGCCTGAATGAATTGCCCTTGCGGCATAAACTCTACCTGGACGAACCATGGCACAGTAAGGGTTTGAGAGTTCTTCCAGTAGATAGCTATCTTGTATTTTATACAGTAATTGAAGAAGAAAAGACGGTTGCAATAGTAAGAATAATGTATGGTGGACGTAATATAGAATTGCAATTATCAAACACAAAAATTGTTGATTAA
- a CDS encoding DUF4276 family protein, producing MDIIRLNVVVEGQTEETFVSEVLAPHLAMKGVFAVARAVATSRTKTYVYRGGVTTYAKIRNDIINWIKQDPSSYITTMFDLYGLPKDFPGKDSLLPNINCYDKVSILEKAFAQDINYQRFIPYLQLHEFETLLFAELDKLKFYYVQGKDAAIRRLKDTVKGIAPELINDGVNTAPSKSIIKEIPEYKDGKRVVGPLIVGQIGLPALKQACPHFNEWIKEIEFLSQR from the coding sequence ATGGATATAATAAGGTTGAATGTTGTAGTAGAAGGACAGACGGAAGAGACCTTTGTGAGTGAAGTTCTGGCCCCACATTTGGCGATGAAAGGAGTTTTTGCTGTAGCCCGGGCTGTGGCCACCAGCAGGACGAAGACTTATGTTTATCGTGGTGGCGTTACTACCTACGCTAAGATTCGCAATGATATAATCAATTGGATTAAGCAAGACCCTAGCAGTTATATCACTACAATGTTTGATTTGTATGGTTTACCGAAAGATTTCCCTGGTAAGGATAGTTTGCTACCGAATATTAACTGTTACGATAAAGTGTCCATACTGGAAAAAGCTTTTGCTCAAGATATTAATTATCAACGATTTATTCCTTATTTGCAGCTCCATGAATTTGAGACACTACTGTTTGCAGAGTTGGATAAACTAAAATTTTATTATGTCCAAGGTAAGGATGCGGCAATAAGACGGCTTAAAGATACGGTCAAAGGTATTGCTCCGGAGTTGATAAATGATGGTGTAAACACTGCTCCGTCAAAAAGTATCATCAAAGAAATACCAGAGTACAAAGATGGCAAGAGAGTAGTTGGTCCTTTGATTGTGGGACAGATTGGATTACCGGCCTTGAAACAAGCTTGTCCCCATTTTAACGAATGGATCAAGGAGATTGAATTTTTAAGTCAGAGATGA